The proteins below come from a single Triplophysa rosa linkage group LG12, Trosa_1v2, whole genome shotgun sequence genomic window:
- the LOC130563142 gene encoding gastrula zinc finger protein XlCGF57.1-like isoform X1, which translates to MLIKEENEDFGYLEPREMKSEDTAERIVLDTIEVKEEEEELNEEEQHQHHISQDITIEKPSFSSSQTNNELLIKLLGANNFLTCTECGKCFIHKAKLQVHMRLHTGEKPFTCKDCGKRFHCQAYLRKHMKNHAAVKPFTCPQCGKGFTERRYVENHMTIHTGEKPFSCTLCDKSFTRKATLKMHMRVHTGEKPFKCHQCNESFAQRCTLNVHMMIHTGKKPLTCDQCGRRFTRTTNLNMHMMIHTGKKPFTCHMCGKSFIRKERLKSHMRIHTGEKPYTCNQCGKTFSCSKHHKSHHCSLSGIKSLTCDPCSRSFTSASALRMHLKSHADKKAYLCSPKGKSNKNQKDRIVVKTHVCSYCGKGFAQLGYLKTHERTHTGEKPYQCNSCGKRFNKSHCLKTHRMNHCPKIMQFENKK; encoded by the exons ATGTTGATTAAAGAGGAGAATGAAGACTTTGGTTATCTTGAACCACGTGAAATGAAAAGTGAAGATACAGCTGAACGAATAG TTTTAGATACCATAGAAGTaaaagaggaagaggaagaacTAAATGAAGAGGAGCAACATCAGCATCACATATCTCAAGATATCACCATTGAAAAACCATCATTTAGTTCCTCACAGACTAACaatgaattattaataaaattgttagGAGCCAACAATTTTTTAACCTGCACTGAGTGTGGAAAATGTTTTATACATAAAGCAAAACTTCAAGTGCACATGAGacttcacactggagagaagccTTTTACATGCAAAGATTGTGGTAAACGTTTCCATTGTCAAGCATACCTAAGAAAGCACATGAAAAATCATGCTGCAGTGAAACCTTTCACCTGCCCTCAGTGCGGAAAAGGTTTCACCGAGAGAAGATACGTTGAAAATCACATGACCATTCACACCGGGGAGAAGCCTTTCTCGTGCACCCTGTGCGACAAGAGTTTCACACGTAAAGCAACCCTGAAGATgcacatgagagttcacactggagagaagccTTTCAAATGCCATCAGTGTAACGAGAGTTTCGCACAGAGATGTACTTTAAATGTGCACATGATGATTCACACTGGAAAGAAGCCTTTGACTTGTGACCAGTGCGGGAGGAGATTTACACGTACAACTAACTTGAATATGCACATGATGATTCACACTGGAAAGAAGCCCTTCACATGCCATATGTGTGGTAAGAGCTTTATACGTAAAGAAAGACTTAAATCGCACATGAGGATTCATACAGGAGAGAAGCCTTATACATGcaatcagtgtggaaagacctTCTCGTGTTCAAAACATCACAAAAGTCATCACTGCTCTCTTTCTGGTATAAAGTCACTAACATGTGATCCGTGTAGCAGAAGTTTTACTTCTGCATCAGCCCTAAGAATGCACCTGAAAAGTCATGCAGATAAGAAGGCTTACTTGTGTTCTCCCAAGGGAAAGAGTAACAAGAACCAGAAAGATCGTATAGTTGTAAAAACTCATGTCTGCTCGTATTGTGGAAAAGGTTTTGCTCAGTTGGGATACCTGAAAACACACGAGAGAACCCATACTGGAGAGAAGCCATATCAATGCAACTCATGTGGGAAGCGTTTCAACAAATCACATTGTCTGAAGACGCATAGAATGAATCATTGCCCAAAGATAATGCAGtttgaaaacaaaaagtaa
- the LOC130563142 gene encoding gastrula zinc finger protein XlCGF57.1-like isoform X2: MLIKEENEDFGYLEPREMKSEDTAERIDTIEVKEEEEELNEEEQHQHHISQDITIEKPSFSSSQTNNELLIKLLGANNFLTCTECGKCFIHKAKLQVHMRLHTGEKPFTCKDCGKRFHCQAYLRKHMKNHAAVKPFTCPQCGKGFTERRYVENHMTIHTGEKPFSCTLCDKSFTRKATLKMHMRVHTGEKPFKCHQCNESFAQRCTLNVHMMIHTGKKPLTCDQCGRRFTRTTNLNMHMMIHTGKKPFTCHMCGKSFIRKERLKSHMRIHTGEKPYTCNQCGKTFSCSKHHKSHHCSLSGIKSLTCDPCSRSFTSASALRMHLKSHADKKAYLCSPKGKSNKNQKDRIVVKTHVCSYCGKGFAQLGYLKTHERTHTGEKPYQCNSCGKRFNKSHCLKTHRMNHCPKIMQFENKK; this comes from the exons ATGTTGATTAAAGAGGAGAATGAAGACTTTGGTTATCTTGAACCACGTGAAATGAAAAGTGAAGATACAGCTGAACGAATAG ATACCATAGAAGTaaaagaggaagaggaagaacTAAATGAAGAGGAGCAACATCAGCATCACATATCTCAAGATATCACCATTGAAAAACCATCATTTAGTTCCTCACAGACTAACaatgaattattaataaaattgttagGAGCCAACAATTTTTTAACCTGCACTGAGTGTGGAAAATGTTTTATACATAAAGCAAAACTTCAAGTGCACATGAGacttcacactggagagaagccTTTTACATGCAAAGATTGTGGTAAACGTTTCCATTGTCAAGCATACCTAAGAAAGCACATGAAAAATCATGCTGCAGTGAAACCTTTCACCTGCCCTCAGTGCGGAAAAGGTTTCACCGAGAGAAGATACGTTGAAAATCACATGACCATTCACACCGGGGAGAAGCCTTTCTCGTGCACCCTGTGCGACAAGAGTTTCACACGTAAAGCAACCCTGAAGATgcacatgagagttcacactggagagaagccTTTCAAATGCCATCAGTGTAACGAGAGTTTCGCACAGAGATGTACTTTAAATGTGCACATGATGATTCACACTGGAAAGAAGCCTTTGACTTGTGACCAGTGCGGGAGGAGATTTACACGTACAACTAACTTGAATATGCACATGATGATTCACACTGGAAAGAAGCCCTTCACATGCCATATGTGTGGTAAGAGCTTTATACGTAAAGAAAGACTTAAATCGCACATGAGGATTCATACAGGAGAGAAGCCTTATACATGcaatcagtgtggaaagacctTCTCGTGTTCAAAACATCACAAAAGTCATCACTGCTCTCTTTCTGGTATAAAGTCACTAACATGTGATCCGTGTAGCAGAAGTTTTACTTCTGCATCAGCCCTAAGAATGCACCTGAAAAGTCATGCAGATAAGAAGGCTTACTTGTGTTCTCCCAAGGGAAAGAGTAACAAGAACCAGAAAGATCGTATAGTTGTAAAAACTCATGTCTGCTCGTATTGTGGAAAAGGTTTTGCTCAGTTGGGATACCTGAAAACACACGAGAGAACCCATACTGGAGAGAAGCCATATCAATGCAACTCATGTGGGAAGCGTTTCAACAAATCACATTGTCTGAAGACGCATAGAATGAATCATTGCCCAAAGATAATGCAGtttgaaaacaaaaagtaa